In Allomuricauda ruestringensis DSM 13258, the following proteins share a genomic window:
- a CDS encoding sensor histidine kinase → MASRNFYIQLIVRVIFLSLTAVALAFSFAYKWYFTSGLCAILLMVQVFSLITFINRTNRKIAYFFDAIRNEDFTLRFPEGVTIDSFQELNRSLNRVNGLIQEVHMQLQIREQYYQEILKQASIGIMTYNEKGHVLFANPTLEQLLDYTPLNHIKQLKQVDENLYEIFKDFQPFQRKLFQLSNEREQTQLALKSTPLTLDGQSLLLVVVQDIHKELDEKETESWVRLIRVLTHEIMNTITPIASISDSIIKYYRKGGKITPMEELEESQIKNTLKGLEVIKEQGGDLMDFVQSYRSLLHVPDPSKTLVKGKDLLEKIDVLMSARLLEGESEFNILCHPEDLEFYIDEKQISQVLINLAKNGLQSVESTSGGKVQMVAGIDENGSKYIDIKDNGPGISPEVMDEIFVPFFTTKSEGTGIGLSLSKRVMQLHGGGIQVRSIPNVETVFRLTFA, encoded by the coding sequence CCCTAACTGCCGTTGCCTTGGCCTTTTCATTCGCCTATAAATGGTATTTTACCTCGGGGCTCTGTGCCATTCTTTTAATGGTACAAGTGTTTTCCTTGATAACCTTCATAAATCGCACCAACAGAAAGATTGCCTATTTTTTTGATGCTATTAGGAACGAGGATTTTACCCTCCGTTTTCCAGAGGGGGTTACCATTGATTCGTTCCAAGAGCTCAACCGAAGCCTTAATCGAGTCAATGGACTTATCCAAGAAGTCCACATGCAACTCCAGATACGGGAGCAGTACTATCAAGAAATTTTGAAACAGGCCAGTATCGGCATCATGACCTACAACGAAAAGGGGCATGTTCTTTTTGCCAATCCCACTCTAGAGCAGTTGTTGGACTATACTCCCTTGAACCACATCAAACAGTTAAAGCAAGTGGATGAAAATCTGTACGAAATCTTTAAAGACTTTCAGCCTTTTCAGCGCAAGTTGTTCCAATTGTCCAATGAGCGCGAACAAACACAATTGGCCCTAAAGTCCACTCCTTTAACGTTGGACGGCCAATCTTTACTGCTGGTGGTGGTCCAAGATATCCATAAGGAACTGGACGAAAAAGAAACCGAGTCTTGGGTGCGCCTCATCCGTGTGCTTACGCATGAGATTATGAATACCATTACCCCGATTGCTTCCATATCGGATTCCATCATCAAATACTACCGAAAAGGAGGCAAAATCACCCCGATGGAAGAGTTGGAGGAAAGTCAGATAAAAAATACGTTGAAAGGATTGGAAGTCATCAAAGAACAAGGTGGAGACCTAATGGATTTTGTGCAATCCTACCGAAGCCTGTTACACGTGCCGGACCCTAGCAAAACCCTTGTGAAAGGAAAAGACTTGCTGGAAAAGATAGATGTTCTCATGTCCGCCCGGCTGCTTGAGGGTGAAAGCGAGTTCAATATACTTTGCCACCCCGAGGATCTGGAGTTTTATATTGATGAAAAACAAATTTCCCAAGTGTTGATCAACTTGGCGAAAAATGGCCTGCAATCTGTTGAGTCCACCAGCGGCGGAAAAGTGCAAATGGTTGCCGGAATCGATGAAAATGGCTCTAAATATATTGATATCAAGGACAACGGACCAGGAATATCCCCCGAGGTAATGGACGAAATATTTGTTCCCTTTTTTACCACCAAAAGCGAAGGCACGGGTATTGGCCTAAGTCTTTCCAAAAGGGTGATGCAACTTCACGGAGGTGGTATTCAAGTACGTTCTATTCCTAATGTTGAAACCGTTTTCCGACTTACCTTTGCTTAA
- a CDS encoding 3-oxoacyl-ACP synthase: MKKALLDFCWSHLDERTTRLKKQSGELQESLSSETKSSAGDKHETGRAMVQLEQEKLGQQLLELDTTRSVLNKINIDTPSDKIRLGSLVKTSVADYFIAISAGAFKHNDGVVYCISANAPIARLLLGKEKGERFVFNGSQSILEVI, encoded by the coding sequence ATGAAAAAAGCACTTTTAGACTTCTGCTGGAGCCATTTGGACGAGCGAACCACGCGATTAAAAAAGCAGAGCGGTGAACTGCAAGAATCCTTGAGCTCCGAAACCAAAAGTTCGGCAGGTGACAAGCACGAAACAGGAAGGGCCATGGTACAGCTGGAACAGGAAAAACTGGGTCAACAATTACTGGAACTCGATACAACCCGAAGCGTCCTGAATAAAATAAATATTGATACACCCTCAGATAAAATACGTTTGGGTTCTCTGGTAAAAACGAGTGTGGCCGATTATTTTATAGCCATCTCTGCAGGCGCTTTTAAGCATAATGATGGTGTTGTCTACTGTATTTCGGCCAATGCTCCCATAGCCAGATTGTTGCTAGGAAAGGAAAAAGGTGAACGTTTTGTGTTCAATGGGAGTCAATCCATTTTGGAGGTTATTTGA
- a CDS encoding alpha/beta hydrolase-fold protein has product MGVNPFWRLFEAWKLQAGASLPLLADRRLASPPLLSKWIFTSQEVCTSGISTVEHCEISIKINPMKSLYIFIMCCFLNKICTAQENNFPITIGAHHTIQSSVLNQERTIQIYTPDGYSDSKQEYPVLYILDGQWYFLSGVAIQKALRTPGAIPEMIVVGINNSNPLRRTLFGDENKKFTDFLINEVIHYIDSNYRTNKERVIFGWEDAAYYISELILEKSEVFNGAIITNGGYASEEMVKKFSSEKDVYLFMANSKKDIYYIGSTEAFHEILKKNSPKNLIWKYDLFNDEVHETLAHLAIYKGLKYYYYNYDSPVFESIQQYIDLGGMDYLTTYFKERAKQFGGDGRIDDNTKNGLIWLAWNRNNFEYFNIFMTEFKDVLSTKRYASAYWKNRFGQFYLKHKDYQNAIKYFETGLVQYPNSSFEQEMREGLMKCNNKE; this is encoded by the coding sequence ATGGGAGTCAATCCATTTTGGAGGTTATTTGAAGCTTGGAAACTCCAAGCTGGTGCGAGCCTGCCTTTGTTGGCAGACAGGCGTCTCGCTAGTCCTCCACTACTTTCAAAATGGATTTTTACGAGCCAAGAGGTTTGCACTAGTGGGATATCTACAGTAGAACATTGTGAAATTTCAATAAAAATCAACCCTATGAAGTCATTATACATTTTTATAATGTGCTGTTTTTTAAATAAAATATGTACAGCACAAGAAAATAACTTCCCAATTACCATTGGCGCCCATCATACTATTCAGTCTTCCGTATTAAATCAAGAAAGAACAATTCAAATTTATACACCTGATGGTTATTCAGATTCAAAGCAAGAATATCCAGTGCTTTATATTTTGGATGGACAATGGTATTTTTTAAGCGGTGTAGCAATTCAAAAAGCCTTGCGCACTCCAGGTGCTATTCCAGAAATGATTGTTGTAGGCATCAATAATAGCAACCCATTAAGAAGAACATTATTTGGGGATGAAAATAAAAAATTCACTGATTTTTTAATTAATGAAGTCATACACTACATAGATTCAAATTACAGAACAAATAAAGAACGTGTCATTTTTGGTTGGGAAGACGCTGCTTACTACATAAGTGAATTAATTTTAGAAAAGAGCGAGGTCTTTAATGGAGCAATAATAACTAATGGGGGTTATGCTTCCGAAGAGATGGTTAAAAAGTTTTCTTCAGAAAAAGATGTTTACCTATTTATGGCCAACTCCAAAAAGGATATTTATTATATCGGTTCAACCGAAGCGTTCCATGAAATACTGAAAAAGAACAGCCCCAAGAATCTTATTTGGAAATATGATCTGTTTAATGATGAAGTGCATGAAACCTTAGCGCATTTAGCAATATATAAAGGGTTGAAATACTACTATTATAATTATGACTCCCCAGTTTTTGAAAGTATACAACAGTATATTGATTTGGGAGGAATGGATTACCTGACCACTTATTTTAAGGAACGGGCAAAACAATTTGGTGGTGATGGCCGTATCGATGACAACACAAAAAATGGATTAATTTGGTTAGCATGGAACAGAAATAATTTTGAGTATTTTAATATTTTCATGACCGAATTTAAAGATGTTTTAAGTACAAAAAGATATGCTTCGGCCTATTGGAAAAATCGTTTCGGGCAGTTTTATTTAAAGCATAAGGACTACCAGAATGCTATTAAATACTTCGAAACAGGGCTTGTCCAATACCCAAATTCAAGCTTTGAACAAGAAATGAGAGAGGGTTTAATGAAATGCAACAATAAAGAATGA
- a CDS encoding MCP four helix bundle domain-containing protein translates to MPKKMSIKQRINAGFILAAAFLLVLASNRLNQRNFSTVEQSVNSVFEDRLVVQEYIYRLNNLFHKKELALAKNELSTNTLTESSDIEKILSDFAKTELTVKESRYLSDLRSSYSELQEMEKNLSAKNASGSAEMKRGISSKLTRINNDLDELSGVQLSEGRQLTQRSQRSLGMNQLLSRLEIVFLVIIGILFLLIVFHREKSGMHLVEKDS, encoded by the coding sequence ATGCCAAAAAAAATGTCCATAAAACAGCGAATAAACGCAGGGTTCATACTTGCTGCGGCATTTTTATTGGTGCTTGCTTCCAACCGATTGAACCAGCGTAATTTTTCTACCGTAGAGCAAAGTGTAAACTCAGTTTTTGAAGACCGTTTGGTGGTTCAGGAATACATTTATAGGCTCAACAACCTATTTCACAAGAAAGAATTGGCCTTGGCCAAGAATGAGTTAAGCACAAACACGCTTACGGAATCTTCCGACATAGAAAAAATACTTTCAGATTTCGCAAAAACAGAATTAACGGTCAAGGAATCGAGGTATTTATCGGACTTGAGGAGCAGCTATTCCGAACTTCAGGAGATGGAAAAAAATCTATCAGCCAAGAATGCATCCGGAAGCGCCGAAATGAAGCGTGGGATATCATCAAAGCTGACCAGAATAAACAATGACCTTGATGAACTTTCTGGGGTCCAACTTTCAGAAGGAAGACAATTGACCCAACGTTCCCAAAGGTCTCTTGGCATGAACCAATTATTATCACGTTTGGAGATAGTATTCTTGGTCATTATCGGAATACTTTTTCTTCTTATTGTATTCCATCGCGAAAAATCAGGGATGCATCTGGTGGAAAAGGATTCCTAG
- a CDS encoding GreA/GreB family elongation factor — translation MKYGSLIMEKKDYVTLKRILNFHRYYEDYAHKDALEQLGDRIDKALVEDELDIPDDVVRLNSKVTVEFVNGARQMFQLVPSTRGDLKNNMISVVSTMGASLVGLAVDDTVQIGAPSDSKSFKIVDVEQSHQLSSSFDF, via the coding sequence ATGAAATACGGAAGCCTGATCATGGAGAAAAAGGATTATGTAACGCTTAAACGAATACTGAACTTTCATAGGTATTATGAGGATTATGCCCATAAGGATGCCTTGGAACAGTTGGGCGATAGAATTGATAAGGCTTTGGTGGAAGATGAGTTGGATATACCGGACGATGTGGTTCGGTTAAACTCAAAAGTTACGGTCGAATTTGTAAATGGAGCACGTCAAATGTTTCAATTGGTTCCATCGACACGGGGTGACCTTAAAAATAATATGATATCCGTTGTGAGCACCATGGGAGCAAGTTTGGTCGGACTTGCAGTTGACGATACTGTTCAAATCGGAGCCCCTTCGGATTCCAAATCCTTTAAGATAGTGGACGTGGAGCAATCACATCAATTGTCGTCCAGTTTTGATTTTTAA
- a CDS encoding sigma-54-dependent transcriptional regulator, giving the protein MLKKENILLVDDDIDILELLQRHLKSMDYHTYKAVSVKEALYILKDTEIDLLVTDINMPEIDGLELVKYVAEHYPNMPKLVVTGFPSVEDASSVIKHGATDYLTKPFTKMELDGAVKKALASKEAKDTFKTSPVKPMATNGYADMIGNSEAFQKVTEIIDRVRDNRATVLVRGESGTGKELVARAIHYSGKFARAPFIAVNCGAIPENLLEAELFGYTKGAFTGANENRNGFFQAAHKGTIFLDEIGNATLPVQNRLLRVLQEKEVTKIGSQKPEKLDVRVIAATNSDLEELIQKKTFREDLYYRLSVVTVDVPPLRERSSDIPLLVDKFMQKYGIEYKDRFVRIADDALDVLERYSWPGNIRELENVVQRAVIMCDGKITLEHLPDELKYKIDFPTKGFKTLQEKEKEYIEEVLHSTQGNKTKAAEILGINRKTLREKLK; this is encoded by the coding sequence TTGTTGAAAAAGGAAAACATATTGCTGGTCGATGACGACATCGATATTCTTGAGCTGTTGCAACGGCATTTAAAGTCGATGGACTACCATACCTACAAAGCTGTATCAGTCAAAGAGGCGTTATACATTTTAAAGGATACCGAGATAGATTTGTTGGTAACGGATATCAATATGCCGGAAATAGATGGGCTGGAACTGGTAAAATATGTGGCCGAGCATTACCCGAATATGCCCAAATTGGTGGTGACCGGTTTTCCGTCGGTGGAAGATGCGTCCAGTGTAATCAAACACGGAGCAACGGATTACTTGACCAAGCCTTTTACCAAAATGGAGCTGGATGGGGCCGTTAAAAAAGCCTTGGCCAGTAAAGAGGCGAAGGATACTTTTAAGACCTCACCGGTAAAACCAATGGCCACGAACGGCTATGCCGATATGATCGGAAACTCCGAAGCGTTTCAAAAGGTTACAGAAATCATTGATAGGGTAAGGGACAACCGTGCTACGGTTTTGGTCCGTGGGGAAAGCGGAACAGGAAAGGAGCTCGTGGCGCGGGCCATTCATTATTCGGGCAAGTTTGCTCGGGCTCCTTTTATTGCTGTAAACTGTGGCGCCATTCCAGAAAATCTTTTGGAAGCAGAACTTTTCGGTTACACCAAAGGTGCTTTTACAGGCGCCAACGAAAATCGCAACGGTTTTTTTCAGGCAGCGCACAAGGGAACTATTTTTTTGGATGAAATAGGAAACGCCACCTTGCCAGTTCAAAATAGATTGTTACGAGTGCTTCAGGAGAAAGAAGTAACCAAAATAGGCTCGCAAAAACCTGAAAAACTGGATGTGAGGGTTATAGCTGCCACCAATAGTGATTTGGAAGAACTTATTCAAAAAAAAACATTTAGGGAAGACCTCTATTACCGTCTTTCCGTGGTTACAGTTGATGTGCCCCCCCTCAGGGAACGTTCCTCCGACATTCCTTTGTTGGTCGACAAGTTTATGCAGAAGTATGGCATTGAGTACAAAGATCGTTTTGTTCGCATTGCTGATGACGCCCTTGACGTTTTGGAACGATATTCTTGGCCAGGCAATATCCGCGAACTGGAAAATGTTGTGCAACGCGCCGTAATTATGTGCGATGGCAAAATTACTTTGGAGCACTTGCCCGACGAGTTAAAATATAAAATCGACTTTCCCACAAAAGGATTTAAAACACTTCAGGAAAAAGAGAAAGAATACATTGAGGAAGTGCTCCACTCCACTCAAGGAAACAAAACCAAAGCAGCTGAAATTTTAGGCATCAACCGGAAAACACTCCGCGAAAAACTGAAATGA
- a CDS encoding sensor histidine kinase gives MLTAEQKLKERIKELTCLYEVTSLIVNCDYDDMETALLGIVQCLERAWQFDEETYVLLSTPDFFIKTEEKGEDYVFLESVITVFNKPKGEIKVGYPSPKYQLKDFLEEEQQLLDNVCLKVGNLLERKEIKEKEAHIRRQVEQSDRLRILGEITAGIAHELNTPLANILGFTELLQEHISNDPQALKDLDKIITNTIFSREVVKKLMFFACEMPETREVINVVEVMEEAINMLRTTLRQNEVSCEFEHSEDTIELRIDKIQLTQVVFNLIVNAIYFAPPKSTISVNLGIEKENIILKIADQGPGIPEESIAHIFDPFFTTKPVGEGSGLGLSVVHGIVQSHQGSIAVTPNTPTGTIFTLKFPKK, from the coding sequence ATGCTCACCGCCGAACAAAAGCTCAAGGAACGCATCAAGGAACTTACTTGTTTGTACGAGGTCACCTCCCTCATCGTAAACTGCGATTACGATGATATGGAAACTGCATTGCTAGGCATTGTGCAATGTTTGGAGCGCGCCTGGCAATTCGACGAGGAAACTTACGTTTTGCTATCTACCCCAGATTTCTTTATAAAGACCGAGGAGAAAGGGGAAGACTACGTGTTTTTGGAATCCGTCATTACCGTGTTCAATAAGCCCAAGGGTGAGATTAAAGTTGGGTATCCGTCCCCCAAATACCAGCTAAAGGATTTTTTGGAAGAAGAACAACAATTATTGGACAATGTGTGTCTAAAGGTGGGCAACCTGTTGGAGCGCAAGGAAATCAAGGAAAAGGAAGCGCATATCCGCCGACAGGTGGAACAATCCGATAGACTTCGGATATTGGGGGAAATCACCGCAGGTATCGCCCACGAACTCAACACCCCACTTGCCAACATTCTGGGTTTTACCGAGCTTTTACAGGAACACATCAGCAATGATCCACAAGCCCTCAAGGATTTGGATAAGATCATAACGAACACCATATTTTCTAGAGAAGTAGTCAAAAAACTGATGTTCTTCGCCTGCGAAATGCCCGAAACTCGGGAAGTCATCAATGTGGTTGAGGTGATGGAGGAGGCCATCAATATGCTGCGTACTACCTTGAGACAAAATGAAGTCTCTTGTGAATTTGAGCACTCCGAAGACACCATTGAACTACGCATCGATAAGATTCAGTTGACCCAAGTGGTCTTCAACCTAATTGTGAACGCCATCTATTTTGCACCGCCCAAGAGCACCATTTCCGTTAATCTTGGTATCGAAAAGGAAAATATCATCCTAAAAATTGCGGATCAAGGCCCCGGCATTCCAGAAGAATCCATAGCGCACATTTTTGACCCTTTTTTTACCACCAAACCCGTAGGTGAGGGCTCAGGATTGGGGCTTAGTGTGGTACACGGCATTGTTCAGAGCCATCAAGGAAGCATCGCGGTTACACCAAATACCCCAACAGGCACTATCTTTACATTGAAATTTCCAAAAAAGTAA
- a CDS encoding esterase, which yields MKKTVNKLSRFRIQLMLVVLTLPLGVLGQEVGSMERLVSPEIADDNTVTFRIKAPKAEKVVLSGNWMPMVPGEGMGMTRKTVALTKDENGVWSTTVGPLEPELYGYTFIVDDINTLDTANLLVARDGTFRTENVLYIPGKASELYWAKTGPKGTVHKIWYESPTLDLIRRMYVYTPPGYTDSNENYPVLYLLHGGGGDEEAWPTLGVANHILDNLINSGKAKPMIVVMTNGNPGQAAALTVSPKLEPSTQPAGGMANMLFEKSLVNDVIPYIESHFRVKSNKENRALTGLSMGGLQTMNTSFENPELFDYIGVMSMGFADLSRFGIEVDHSKRGEQIEALKAADPELYWIACGTDDFLYQSVVDMRNELDKHDFDYIYRESTGGHTWSNWRIYLSEFAPMLFK from the coding sequence ATGAAAAAAACAGTAAACAAACTAAGTAGGTTCCGCATTCAATTGATGCTTGTGGTCTTAACCTTGCCCTTGGGGGTACTAGGTCAAGAAGTAGGTTCTATGGAGCGGCTGGTCTCTCCTGAAATTGCTGATGATAACACAGTAACTTTTAGAATCAAGGCGCCAAAGGCAGAAAAGGTGGTCTTATCGGGCAATTGGATGCCTATGGTACCCGGTGAGGGAATGGGTATGACCCGAAAGACCGTGGCGCTGACCAAAGACGAAAACGGTGTTTGGTCCACCACGGTTGGCCCATTGGAACCGGAACTTTATGGGTACACTTTTATCGTAGACGATATCAACACCTTGGATACTGCCAATTTATTGGTCGCTCGTGACGGAACTTTTAGAACAGAAAATGTGCTATATATTCCAGGGAAAGCCTCAGAACTCTATTGGGCCAAAACAGGACCAAAAGGGACCGTTCACAAAATTTGGTATGAGTCCCCGACCTTGGATCTAATCCGTAGAATGTACGTATACACCCCACCAGGGTATACCGATAGTAATGAAAACTATCCTGTTCTATACCTATTGCATGGTGGAGGTGGAGACGAAGAAGCTTGGCCAACCCTTGGGGTTGCAAACCATATCTTGGACAATCTTATTAATTCAGGAAAAGCCAAACCCATGATCGTGGTGATGACCAATGGTAATCCAGGCCAAGCCGCCGCTTTGACGGTAAGTCCCAAACTGGAACCTTCAACACAACCTGCAGGAGGTATGGCAAATATGTTGTTCGAAAAAAGCTTGGTCAATGACGTGATTCCTTATATTGAATCACACTTTCGAGTGAAATCCAACAAAGAAAATCGTGCTTTGACCGGTTTGAGTATGGGCGGTTTACAGACAATGAACACCTCTTTTGAAAACCCTGAGCTGTTCGATTACATCGGAGTTATGAGCATGGGCTTTGCCGACCTCAGTCGTTTTGGAATTGAGGTGGACCATTCTAAAAGAGGTGAGCAAATAGAAGCATTAAAAGCTGCCGACCCCGAGCTTTATTGGATTGCTTGCGGTACCGACGATTTCTTATACCAAAGTGTGGTTGATATGCGAAATGAACTGGATAAGCACGATTTTGACTACATCTATCGCGAAAGTACCGGGGGACATACTTGGTCCAACTGGAGAATCTACTTGTCAGAGTTTGCACCGATGTTGTTTAAATAA
- the mce gene encoding methylmalonyl-CoA epimerase: protein MDKIEHIGIAVKNLEASNVLFEKLLGVPHYKIEEVASEGVKTSFFKSGPNKIELLEATNPDSPIAKYLEKKGEGIHHIAFAVEDIVSEMERLKGEGFVVLNERPKKGADNKWVAFLHPKGTNGVLVELCQEIKEG from the coding sequence ATGGATAAAATAGAACATATCGGTATCGCGGTAAAAAACCTGGAAGCGTCCAATGTATTGTTTGAGAAGCTTTTGGGTGTGCCCCATTATAAAATTGAGGAAGTAGCCTCGGAAGGGGTAAAGACATCGTTCTTTAAATCGGGCCCCAATAAAATTGAACTGTTGGAAGCGACAAATCCGGATAGTCCCATTGCCAAATATTTGGAAAAGAAAGGAGAGGGCATTCACCATATTGCTTTTGCGGTGGAGGATATTGTATCGGAAATGGAACGATTAAAGGGCGAAGGCTTTGTTGTTTTGAACGAAAGGCCCAAAAAAGGAGCGGACAACAAATGGGTAGCATTTTTACACCCAAAGGGCACCAATGGCGTGCTGGTGGAGCTTTGCCAAGAAATAAAAGAAGGGTAG
- the rbfA gene encoding 30S ribosome-binding factor RbfA has protein sequence MEETQRQKKIAGIIQKDLADILQRAATDGGLKGTLISVSKVSVTVDLSLAKVYVSIFPNKGAKELLEGIKESQVAIRYELAQRTKHQLRRVPELNFYLDDSLEYIEKIEKSLKREENPIENRDLLDKRKKS, from the coding sequence ATGGAGGAAACACAAAGACAGAAAAAAATAGCGGGAATCATTCAAAAAGACCTGGCCGACATTTTACAACGTGCCGCTACCGATGGTGGCCTTAAGGGAACTTTGATCTCTGTGTCCAAAGTTTCTGTAACCGTTGATCTATCCTTGGCCAAGGTGTATGTGAGCATTTTTCCGAACAAAGGTGCCAAAGAACTGTTGGAAGGCATCAAAGAAAGCCAAGTGGCCATTCGATACGAATTGGCACAGCGTACCAAGCACCAATTAAGGCGTGTGCCCGAGCTCAATTTTTATCTGGATGATTCGTTGGAATACATCGAAAAGATTGAAAAATCATTGAAACGAGAAGAAAACCCTATCGAGAACAGGGACTTGCTCGACAAACGTAAGAAATCCTGA